A region of Paractinoplanes abujensis DNA encodes the following proteins:
- a CDS encoding phytoene desaturase family protein, which produces MSRVVVIGAGVGGLTAAVRLARAGHAVTVFERSGRLGGKLGVYERDGFRFDTGPSLLTLPQVFTEAALDLVPLDPVVRHVFPDGTVLDSSPVHAEFLDRIGDALGAEAAYDWDRFWRRARRIWDASWRSVLRKPVTPASLAALSWRVGDLAAIAPGRSLRSLGRHYLRDPRLRMMLDRYATYTGADPRRAPAALAAVPYAELAFGGWYVPGGLGTLGSALASGCAAAGVRIVFDQAVERIETADGRVIGVRLAGGAHVPADQVVSNVDALTVYRDLLPEPRRLSGLTDRSLAGFVLLLGVRGETPALAHHTVFFPHYYDAEFDAIFGSASRRAVPAGDPTVFVTRAVDPAVHPEGCEAWFVLVNAPRHGTGGRAVDWRRPGLPEAYGDLVLDVLARRGLDVRDRLVFRETRTPADLAAATGAPGGAIYGTAGGLMRPVNHGSVAGLHLVGGSVHPGGGLPMVTLSAQMVADRIGPA; this is translated from the coding sequence ATGAGCCGGGTCGTCGTGATCGGGGCCGGGGTCGGCGGGCTGACCGCGGCCGTACGGCTGGCCCGGGCCGGGCACGCGGTGACCGTGTTCGAGCGGTCGGGCCGGCTGGGCGGCAAGCTCGGCGTCTACGAGCGCGACGGCTTCCGCTTCGACACCGGACCCAGTCTGCTCACCTTGCCGCAGGTTTTCACCGAGGCCGCGCTCGATCTGGTGCCGCTCGACCCGGTGGTGCGGCATGTCTTCCCGGACGGCACGGTGCTCGATTCGTCGCCGGTGCACGCCGAGTTTCTCGACCGTATCGGCGACGCGCTGGGCGCCGAGGCCGCGTACGACTGGGACCGGTTCTGGCGTCGGGCCCGGCGCATCTGGGACGCCTCGTGGCGGTCGGTGCTGCGCAAACCGGTCACGCCCGCCTCGCTGGCCGCGCTGTCGTGGCGGGTCGGCGACTTGGCCGCGATCGCTCCGGGCCGTTCACTGCGGTCGTTGGGCCGGCACTATCTGCGCGATCCGCGGCTGCGGATGATGCTGGACCGGTACGCGACGTACACCGGCGCCGATCCGCGGCGGGCGCCGGCCGCGCTGGCCGCGGTGCCGTACGCCGAGCTGGCCTTCGGGGGCTGGTATGTGCCGGGCGGTTTGGGCACGCTCGGCTCCGCGCTGGCGTCGGGCTGCGCCGCGGCGGGGGTGCGGATCGTGTTCGATCAGGCGGTCGAGCGGATCGAGACGGCGGACGGGCGGGTCATCGGGGTCCGGCTGGCCGGTGGCGCCCACGTGCCGGCCGACCAGGTGGTGTCGAATGTGGACGCGCTGACGGTCTACCGCGATCTGCTGCCCGAGCCGCGCCGGCTGTCCGGGCTCACCGATCGCAGCCTGGCCGGTTTCGTGCTGCTGCTGGGGGTGCGGGGCGAGACCCCGGCGCTGGCCCACCACACGGTGTTCTTCCCGCACTACTACGACGCCGAGTTCGACGCGATTTTCGGCTCGGCGTCGCGGCGGGCGGTCCCGGCCGGCGACCCGACGGTGTTCGTCACCCGGGCCGTCGACCCGGCCGTGCACCCCGAGGGCTGCGAGGCCTGGTTCGTGCTGGTCAATGCGCCGAGGCACGGCACCGGCGGGCGGGCCGTCGACTGGCGGCGGCCGGGACTGCCGGAGGCGTACGGGGATCTGGTCCTTGACGTGCTGGCCCGGCGCGGGCTTGACGTGCGGGACCGGCTGGTGTTCCGCGAGACGCGCACGCCCGCCGATCTGGCCGCGGCGACGGGCGCGCCGGGCGGGGCCATCTACGGCACCGCGGGCGGGCTGATGCGGCCGGTCAATCACGGCTCGGTGGCGGGACTGCACCTGGTCGGCGGTTCGGTGCATCCGGGCGGCGGTCTGCCCATGGTCACCTTGTCGGCCCAGATGGTGGCCGACCGGATCGGCCCCGCCTAG
- a CDS encoding substrate-binding domain-containing protein, whose product MSDLTGRNQSPMDEPVTHHGPPGGGAGRILLAAAIVLLLVAVAGGTTWWMYTRDPAPTTNTAPTARPSAPDACPGVKLRVAAAPEIAPAVQAAAKTLDDDEADPCDPIKVVAEEPGVTAAGAAKPDVWIPSSSVWLGIANAGGAAFTAQDKPMAYSPIMLAGPGTVTDSLSQGGRTSWAQLTGAVATGKVVAVTMPDARTSTVGLLSVYGVNAAMARTTPDSGIAQLRALTLRSRLKEAAADPSKVLARVAKQWNTNSVVYDVGLFPLVEQQLKTYQRGKHTVPLKGAYPADGLVQADYPFAVAKNNQDTELTAKLRAAITRSSLIQAGFRPLPTPNALPLPPQPAALLAPATMWSEYKSLATQVLLLIDASGSMNQKIQAPGGRTVTRAALLRESGRFAADLFAEDTTVGMWYFGQPTPTSPAHREVVPFGPITEQLDGTKTRRDALIKAMDTYRAADNSGTPLYQSVLDGVAQMREKVAPGTVTLVVVLTDGEDGESTFKMTQAQFMTKLAAEQDPSRPVPIIAVGYGPDVDMKALNDMSTATGGKAFPATNPADLSSAIAKAFLAAHAPR is encoded by the coding sequence ATGTCGGATCTGACGGGGCGCAATCAGTCGCCGATGGACGAGCCCGTGACCCACCACGGCCCACCCGGCGGTGGCGCCGGCCGGATCCTGCTCGCCGCCGCGATCGTGCTGTTGCTGGTGGCCGTGGCGGGCGGCACCACCTGGTGGATGTACACCCGTGACCCGGCCCCGACCACGAACACGGCCCCGACCGCCCGGCCCTCCGCCCCGGACGCCTGCCCCGGCGTCAAGCTGCGGGTGGCGGCCGCCCCCGAGATCGCGCCGGCCGTGCAGGCCGCGGCCAAGACGCTCGACGACGACGAGGCCGACCCGTGCGACCCGATCAAGGTCGTCGCCGAGGAGCCCGGCGTCACGGCCGCGGGCGCCGCCAAGCCCGATGTCTGGATCCCCTCCAGCAGCGTCTGGCTGGGCATCGCCAACGCCGGCGGCGCCGCCTTCACCGCCCAGGACAAGCCGATGGCCTACTCGCCCATCATGCTGGCCGGCCCGGGCACCGTCACCGACTCGCTCAGCCAGGGCGGCCGCACCTCGTGGGCCCAGCTCACCGGCGCCGTCGCCACCGGCAAGGTCGTCGCCGTGACCATGCCCGACGCCCGCACCAGCACGGTCGGCCTGCTCTCGGTCTACGGCGTCAACGCGGCCATGGCCCGCACCACGCCCGACAGCGGCATCGCTCAGCTGCGCGCGTTGACCCTGCGCAGCCGGCTCAAGGAGGCCGCGGCCGACCCGTCCAAGGTGCTGGCCCGAGTGGCCAAGCAGTGGAACACCAACAGCGTGGTCTACGACGTGGGCCTGTTCCCGCTCGTCGAGCAGCAGCTCAAGACGTACCAGAGGGGCAAGCACACCGTGCCGCTCAAGGGCGCCTACCCCGCGGACGGCCTGGTCCAGGCCGACTACCCGTTCGCGGTGGCCAAGAACAACCAGGACACCGAGCTGACCGCCAAGCTGCGGGCCGCGATCACCCGCTCGTCGCTGATCCAGGCCGGTTTCCGCCCGCTGCCCACCCCCAACGCGCTGCCGCTGCCGCCCCAGCCCGCCGCCCTGCTCGCCCCGGCCACCATGTGGAGCGAGTACAAGTCGCTCGCGACCCAGGTGCTGCTGCTGATCGACGCGTCCGGCTCGATGAACCAGAAGATCCAGGCGCCCGGCGGCCGCACCGTCACCCGTGCCGCCCTGCTGCGCGAATCGGGCCGGTTCGCGGCCGACCTGTTCGCCGAGGACACCACCGTCGGCATGTGGTATTTCGGGCAGCCCACGCCGACCAGCCCCGCCCACCGGGAGGTCGTCCCCTTCGGACCGATCACCGAGCAGCTCGACGGCACCAAGACCCGCCGGGACGCCCTGATCAAGGCGATGGACACCTATCGGGCCGCCGACAACTCGGGCACCCCGCTCTACCAGAGCGTGCTCGACGGCGTCGCCCAGATGCGCGAGAAGGTCGCGCCCGGCACGGTGACGCTGGTCGTGGTGCTGACCGACGGCGAGGACGGCGAGTCCACGTTCAAGATGACGCAGGCCCAGTTCATGACGAAGCTGGCCGCCGAGCAGGACCCGAGCCGCCCGGTGCCGATCATCGCCGTGGGCTACGGACCCGACGTCGACATGAAGGCCCTCAACGACATGTCGACGGCCACGGGCGGCAAGGCGTTCCCGGCCACCAACCCGGCCGACCTGTCGTCCGCCATCGCCAAGGCCTTCCTGGCGGCTCACGCCCCGCGCTGA
- a CDS encoding class I SAM-dependent methyltransferase, whose translation MHHGEFEDPRLVEIYDAEFVWGYDDDLFMALLAERNAPRVLDFGCGTGRLAIAMAEAGHEVTGVDPARASLDAARRKPGADRVTWIEGSIEVLPQRTFDAVLLTSHVAQFFVSDEQWLSALRALRRCLVPGGRLIFDSRDPDDRRWERWNPVDSRRTVILPGRGEIETWTEVNAEVDGVVSFTRHYVLTDRDEATSTATLRFRSESEIRTTVEAAGFDVDRIYGGWAKEPVGTGEDGELIVLAVARAQGR comes from the coding sequence GTGCATCATGGTGAGTTCGAGGACCCGCGCCTGGTCGAGATCTACGACGCGGAGTTCGTCTGGGGCTACGACGACGACCTGTTCATGGCGTTGCTGGCCGAGCGCAACGCGCCCCGGGTGCTCGACTTCGGCTGTGGCACCGGCCGGCTCGCGATCGCGATGGCGGAGGCCGGTCACGAGGTCACCGGGGTCGATCCCGCGCGGGCCTCGCTCGACGCCGCCCGTCGTAAGCCCGGCGCCGACCGGGTGACGTGGATCGAGGGTTCGATCGAGGTGCTGCCGCAGCGGACGTTCGATGCGGTGTTGCTCACAAGTCACGTCGCGCAGTTCTTCGTCAGTGACGAGCAGTGGTTGTCGGCCTTGCGGGCGCTGCGCCGGTGTCTGGTCCCGGGCGGCCGGTTGATCTTCGACAGCCGCGACCCGGACGACCGCCGGTGGGAACGGTGGAACCCCGTCGACTCACGTCGGACCGTGATCCTGCCCGGCCGCGGCGAGATCGAGACATGGACGGAGGTAAATGCCGAGGTGGACGGGGTGGTCAGCTTCACGCGGCACTACGTGCTTACGGATCGTGACGAAGCGACAAGCACGGCCACGCTACGTTTTCGGTCGGAAAGTGAGATCAGGACAACCGTGGAGGCGGCCGGATTCGACGTCGACCGGATCTACGGCGGATGGGCCAAGGAGCCTGTTGGCACAGGTGAAGATGGGGAATTGATCGTGCTCGCGGTGGCCCGGGCGCAGGGTAGGTGA
- a CDS encoding LysR family transcriptional regulator codes for MVVQLQQLRYFLAVEKTRHFTQAADILGVSQPTLSKQIHTLETTLGAPLFERIRGGVTLTAAGQTLLPLAQRMVADADAAQEAVADIVGLRRGEVRLGATPSLCSSLVPEVLRTFRTAHPDIQLYVNEGGSQDLIENLQAHTLDLALIVQPEEGVDESLSTTPVLRESLVVASVADRPPPTPHAQIALSELEHTPLVMFRAGYDIRGVTLEACEKAGFTPKFAVEGGEMDAVLAFVEAGLGVALVPSMVLANRPLLRATPLAPPGMRRTIALAHRTRSVLPHAAQALRATLLQHVATQELPLGVRPL; via the coding sequence ATCGTCGTGCAGCTCCAGCAGCTTCGGTACTTCCTCGCCGTCGAGAAAACCCGGCATTTCACCCAAGCGGCGGACATTTTGGGCGTCTCGCAACCGACACTCAGTAAGCAAATTCACACGCTGGAGACGACGCTCGGCGCGCCGCTTTTTGAGCGGATTCGTGGCGGTGTGACCCTGACGGCGGCGGGCCAGACACTGCTTCCGCTCGCCCAGCGCATGGTCGCCGACGCCGACGCGGCCCAGGAGGCGGTGGCCGACATCGTCGGGCTGCGCCGCGGTGAGGTGCGGCTCGGCGCCACCCCCAGCCTCTGCTCCTCGCTCGTGCCCGAGGTGCTGCGCACGTTCCGCACGGCCCACCCCGACATCCAGCTCTACGTCAACGAGGGCGGCTCGCAGGACCTGATCGAGAACCTGCAGGCCCACACGCTCGACCTGGCCCTGATCGTGCAGCCCGAGGAGGGCGTCGACGAGTCGCTGAGCACCACCCCGGTGCTGCGCGAAAGTCTGGTCGTGGCCTCGGTGGCCGACCGTCCGCCGCCCACGCCGCACGCGCAGATCGCCCTCTCCGAACTCGAACACACCCCGCTGGTCATGTTCCGCGCCGGCTACGACATCCGCGGTGTGACCCTCGAGGCCTGCGAGAAGGCGGGCTTCACCCCGAAGTTCGCCGTGGAGGGTGGCGAGATGGACGCGGTGCTGGCCTTCGTCGAGGCCGGGCTGGGCGTCGCCCTCGTGCCCAGCATGGTGCTGGCCAACCGGCCGCTGCTGCGGGCCACACCGCTGGCTCCGCCGGGCATGCGCCGCACGATCGCGCTGGCCCACCGCACCCGCTCGGTGTTGCCGCACGCCGCCCAGGCCTTGCGGGCGACGCTGCTCCAGCACGTGGCCACGCAGGAGCTTCCCCTGGGTGTGCGTCCCCTTTAG